A single region of the Yersinia entomophaga genome encodes:
- a CDS encoding MFS transporter — protein sequence MNDNKMTPLELRATWGLGTVFSLRMLGMFMVLPVITTYGMALAGASEALIGIAIGIYGLAQAIFQIPFGLISDRIGRKPLIVGGLLIFALGSVIAAMSDSIWGIILGRALQGSGAIAAAVMALLSDLTREQNRTKAMAFIGVSFGITFAIAMVLGPIVTHAYGLNALFWGIAVLALLGIVITLAVVPSADTHVLNRESSIVKGSVNKVLKNSRLLKLNFGIMCLHILLMSSFVALPQAMAKAGLLPEQHWKVYLVTMLVSFAAVVPFIIYAEVKRRMKQVFMGCVAVLLIAEVVMWASGEHLWGIIAGVQLFFIAFNVMEAILPSLISKESPAGYKGTAMGIYSTSQFIGVAIGGSLGGWLFGLDGAGVVFIAGSVIALVWFAVSATMQEPPYVSSLRITLSELAAKDSALEHKIKAQPGVTEAIVVAAERSAYVKVDIKKTNRYQLEQLVNAV from the coding sequence ATGAACGATAACAAAATGACTCCGTTAGAGCTCCGGGCAACCTGGGGGCTGGGAACGGTTTTTTCACTGCGCATGCTCGGGATGTTCATGGTGCTGCCGGTGATCACCACCTATGGCATGGCTTTGGCCGGAGCCAGTGAAGCACTGATCGGTATTGCTATCGGTATCTACGGTCTGGCTCAGGCAATATTCCAGATTCCTTTCGGATTAATATCCGACCGTATTGGGCGTAAACCTCTGATCGTTGGCGGGTTACTGATTTTTGCGCTGGGTAGCGTGATTGCTGCCATGAGCGATTCTATTTGGGGCATTATCCTCGGCAGGGCATTACAAGGTTCTGGTGCTATTGCCGCCGCAGTGATGGCTTTGCTTTCGGATCTGACTCGCGAACAAAATCGTACTAAAGCCATGGCATTTATTGGCGTTAGCTTCGGTATTACTTTCGCTATTGCTATGGTACTCGGCCCAATCGTCACCCACGCCTATGGCCTGAATGCACTATTTTGGGGCATAGCGGTACTGGCGTTACTGGGCATCGTTATCACGTTGGCAGTGGTGCCTTCTGCGGATACCCATGTATTAAATCGCGAATCCAGCATAGTAAAAGGCAGCGTCAATAAAGTATTGAAAAACAGCCGGTTGCTAAAACTTAATTTCGGCATTATGTGCCTGCATATTCTGTTGATGTCGAGCTTTGTCGCCCTGCCTCAGGCCATGGCCAAAGCGGGCTTACTGCCCGAACAGCATTGGAAGGTTTATCTGGTGACAATGCTGGTTTCCTTCGCGGCGGTAGTACCATTTATTATTTATGCCGAAGTCAAACGCCGGATGAAACAGGTGTTTATGGGCTGTGTGGCCGTATTGCTGATCGCCGAAGTAGTGATGTGGGCATCCGGTGAACACCTGTGGGGCATTATCGCTGGTGTGCAACTCTTCTTTATTGCCTTCAATGTGATGGAGGCAATTTTGCCTTCGTTGATTAGCAAGGAGTCTCCCGCTGGCTACAAAGGTACGGCGATGGGAATTTACTCTACCAGCCAGTTTATCGGCGTAGCCATTGGCGGCAGTTTGGGCGGTTGGTTATTCGGGCTCGACGGTGCGGGAGTGGTGTTTATCGCCGGTTCGGTCATTGCTTTGGTGTGGTTTGCCGTTAGCGCAACGATGCAGGAACCTCCTTATGTCAGTAGCTTACGCATCACGCTGTCCGAATTAGCGGCTAAAGATTCGGCCTTGGAACATAAAATTAAAGCGCAGCCAGGCGTGACCGAAGCGATAGTCGTAGCGGCAGAACGCAGCGCTTATGTGAAAGTAGATATCAAGAAAACGAACCGATATCAGTTAGAACAACTGGTTAACGCTGTGTAA
- the cyoE gene encoding heme o synthase, which yields MIKQYLQVTKPGIIFGNLISVVGGFLLASKGDIDYPLFLATLIGVSLVVASGCVFNNYIDRDIDCIMERTKNRALVKGLIEPKITLIYASVLGIAGMLLLYVAANVLAMALAVIGFIIYVGVYSLYMKRKSVYGTLIGSLSGAAPPVIGYCAVTGQFDTGALILLLIFSIWQMPHSYAIAIFRFKDYQAANIPVLPVIKGISVTKNHITLYILAFMVATLMLTLSGYAGYKYLVVAAAVSVWWLGMALRGYKATNDSVWARKLFVFSIIAITSLSVMMSVDFNVPSSAALLTYVG from the coding sequence ATGATTAAGCAATACCTGCAAGTAACTAAACCAGGAATTATTTTCGGCAATTTAATTTCTGTCGTTGGGGGATTCCTCCTCGCCTCTAAAGGCGATATTGATTACCCCCTTTTTCTCGCCACGCTAATCGGTGTTTCGTTAGTTGTTGCCTCCGGGTGTGTATTTAACAACTATATCGACCGTGATATCGACTGCATCATGGAGAGAACGAAGAACCGGGCCTTGGTAAAAGGCCTTATCGAACCGAAGATAACCCTGATTTATGCATCGGTACTGGGTATTGCGGGCATGCTGTTGCTTTATGTGGCGGCCAATGTGTTAGCAATGGCACTGGCCGTCATAGGTTTCATTATCTATGTCGGGGTTTACAGCCTCTACATGAAGCGTAAGTCGGTATACGGCACTTTGATAGGCAGCTTGTCCGGTGCGGCTCCGCCGGTTATCGGCTACTGCGCGGTGACAGGCCAGTTTGATACCGGCGCATTGATCCTGTTATTGATCTTCAGCATCTGGCAGATGCCGCATTCCTACGCGATCGCCATATTCCGCTTTAAAGATTACCAAGCGGCGAATATTCCGGTATTGCCAGTTATAAAAGGGATATCGGTCACCAAAAACCATATCACCCTGTATATTCTGGCATTTATGGTAGCAACACTGATGCTGACTCTCAGCGGCTACGCCGGATATAAATATCTGGTAGTCGCAGCGGCAGTCAGCGTCTGGTGGTTGGGAATGGCTCTGCGTGGCTACAAAGCAACGAATGACAGCGTATGGGCGAGAAAACTCTTCGTATTCTCAATCATTGCGATTACTTCATTGAGTGTAATGATGTCTGTAGACTTCAACGTTCCGTCATCTGCTGCATTACTGACTTACGTCGGGTAA
- a CDS encoding cytochrome o ubiquinol oxidase subunit IV produces the protein MSHSTTGHGGASHGSLKSYIIGFVLSVILTVIPFVMVMQGTASHTMILATVVTLAVVQIIVHLVYFLHMNGKSEERWNLVAFLFTVMIIAIVVVGSLWIMYNLNINMMVD, from the coding sequence ATGAGTCATTCAACTACTGGTCACGGTGGAGCAAGCCACGGCAGCCTGAAGTCCTATATAATCGGCTTCGTTCTGTCAGTAATTCTGACAGTCATTCCGTTTGTCATGGTTATGCAGGGCACCGCTTCTCATACCATGATTCTGGCAACGGTTGTGACCCTTGCCGTGGTGCAGATTATCGTACACCTGGTGTACTTCCTGCATATGAATGGTAAGTCAGAAGAGCGCTGGAACCTGGTGGCGTTCCTGTTCACCGTAATGATTATCGCGATCGTTGTTGTGGGCTCGCTGTGGATTATGTACAACCTCAACATCAATATGATGGTTGACTAA
- a CDS encoding cytochrome o ubiquinol oxidase subunit III, translated as MSTETLTNHNVAHAEHGHHDAGATKVFGFWVYLMSDCILFATLFATYAVLVNGTAGGPTGKDIFDLNFVLVETFLLLFSSITYGMAMLGMNKGNKNQVNLWLGMTFLFGLGFVAMEIYEFHHLIAEGYGPDRSAFLSSFFALVATHGIHVTTGLVWIIIMMIQVAKRGLNPTNQTRLMCLSLFWHFLDVVWICVFTVVYLLGAM; from the coding sequence ATGTCAACTGAAACTCTGACTAACCACAACGTAGCCCATGCAGAGCATGGGCACCACGATGCGGGAGCCACCAAGGTCTTTGGCTTCTGGGTCTACCTGATGAGCGACTGTATTCTGTTTGCGACTTTGTTCGCAACCTATGCAGTATTGGTAAACGGGACCGCTGGCGGCCCTACAGGTAAGGACATTTTTGACCTGAACTTCGTTTTGGTCGAAACCTTCCTGCTCCTGTTTAGTAGTATTACCTATGGCATGGCCATGCTGGGTATGAACAAAGGCAACAAAAATCAGGTAAATCTCTGGTTGGGTATGACCTTCCTGTTCGGCCTGGGCTTCGTGGCGATGGAAATCTATGAATTCCATCACCTGATCGCTGAAGGCTACGGCCCGGATCGCAGTGCGTTCCTGTCTAGCTTCTTTGCGTTGGTTGCCACTCACGGTATTCACGTAACAACTGGTTTGGTTTGGATTATCATTATGATGATTCAGGTAGCGAAACGCGGCCTGAACCCTACCAATCAAACGCGCCTGATGTGCCTGAGTCTGTTCTGGCACTTCCTGGACGTGGTGTGGATCTGCGTATTCACCGTTGTTTATCTGTTAGGAGCCATGTAA
- the cyoB gene encoding cytochrome o ubiquinol oxidase subunit I, with the protein MLGKLTLDAVPLHEPIIMVTVAAIILGGLALVAALTYFGKWKWLWSEWLTSVDHKKIGIMYILVAMVMLLRGFADAIMMRSQQALASAGEAGFLPPHHYDQIFTAHGVIMIFFMAMPFVVGLMNIVVPLQIGARDVAFPFLNSLSFWFFVVGVVLINISLGVGEFAQTGWLAYPPLSGIEYNPGVGVDYWIWSLQISGLGTLLTGVNFFATILKMRAPGMSMMKMPVFTWAAFCTNILIIVSFPILTVTVALLTLDRYMGTHFFTNDMGGNMMMYINLIWAWGHPEVYILVLPVFGVFSEVTATFSKKRLFGYTSLVWATIAITVLSFIVWLHHFFTMGSGANVNAFFGIATMIISIPTGVKIFNWLFTMYQGRIQFNSAMLWTVGFIITFSIGGMTGVLLAVPGANFVLHNSLFLIAHFHNVIIGGVVFGCFAGLTYWFPKSFGFTLNETWGKRAFWFWIIGFFVAFMPLYVLGFMGMTRRLSQDINPEFHPMLMVAAGGAVLIACGILCQVIQVFVSVRDREQNRDLTGDPWDARTLEWSTSSPPPFYNFAVVPEVVDRDEFWDMKEKGEAYKRPAKYEEIHMPKNTGAGVIIAAFSLIFGFAMVWHIWWMAIAGFVGMIVTWIVKSFDEDVDYYVPAEEVERIENLHHEQIRKAGVNHVN; encoded by the coding sequence ATGTTGGGAAAATTAACACTTGATGCGGTTCCGTTACACGAACCAATCATAATGGTTACCGTTGCTGCAATTATTCTAGGCGGTCTGGCATTAGTTGCCGCCCTGACTTATTTCGGCAAATGGAAATGGTTGTGGAGCGAATGGTTGACCTCCGTTGACCATAAGAAAATCGGTATCATGTACATTCTGGTAGCGATGGTCATGCTGTTGCGTGGCTTTGCCGATGCCATCATGATGCGAAGCCAGCAAGCGCTTGCTTCGGCTGGCGAGGCAGGATTCCTGCCACCTCATCACTATGACCAGATATTTACCGCCCACGGCGTAATCATGATCTTCTTCATGGCGATGCCTTTCGTGGTGGGTCTGATGAACATCGTCGTACCATTGCAAATTGGTGCTCGCGACGTTGCCTTCCCGTTCCTGAACTCCCTAAGTTTCTGGTTCTTCGTCGTCGGGGTGGTGTTGATCAACATCTCTCTGGGAGTCGGTGAATTTGCTCAGACTGGCTGGTTGGCGTATCCGCCGCTGTCAGGCATTGAGTACAATCCGGGCGTTGGCGTCGATTACTGGATATGGAGTCTACAGATTTCAGGTCTGGGTACCTTGTTGACCGGTGTTAACTTCTTCGCGACTATTCTTAAGATGCGTGCTCCTGGCATGTCCATGATGAAGATGCCTGTCTTCACCTGGGCGGCTTTCTGTACCAACATCTTGATTATCGTTTCTTTCCCGATTTTGACCGTAACCGTTGCGTTACTGACTCTTGATCGTTACATGGGCACCCATTTCTTTACCAATGATATGGGCGGCAACATGATGATGTACATTAACCTGATTTGGGCTTGGGGCCATCCGGAAGTGTATATCCTGGTTCTGCCGGTATTCGGTGTGTTCTCCGAAGTCACGGCGACCTTCTCGAAGAAACGTCTGTTCGGTTATACCTCATTAGTATGGGCAACCATTGCCATTACCGTTCTGTCGTTTATCGTTTGGCTGCACCATTTCTTTACCATGGGTTCAGGTGCCAACGTAAACGCCTTCTTCGGTATTGCTACCATGATTATTTCCATCCCGACCGGGGTGAAAATCTTCAACTGGCTGTTCACCATGTATCAAGGCCGTATCCAGTTCAACTCTGCGATGCTGTGGACCGTTGGCTTTATCATCACCTTCTCCATCGGTGGGATGACCGGCGTTCTGTTAGCCGTACCGGGTGCGAACTTCGTACTGCATAACAGTCTGTTCCTGATTGCTCACTTCCATAACGTGATCATCGGCGGCGTAGTATTCGGTTGCTTCGCAGGTCTGACTTACTGGTTCCCTAAATCTTTCGGCTTCACGCTGAATGAAACCTGGGGCAAACGTGCGTTCTGGTTCTGGATTATCGGTTTCTTCGTAGCCTTTATGCCGCTGTACGTTCTGGGCTTTATGGGTATGACCCGTCGTTTAAGCCAGGATATTAACCCTGAATTCCACCCGATGTTGATGGTGGCAGCAGGCGGTGCAGTACTGATTGCCTGCGGTATTCTGTGTCAGGTTATTCAGGTCTTCGTCAGTGTGCGTGACCGTGAACAAAACCGCGATCTGACCGGTGACCCGTGGGATGCACGTACGCTGGAATGGTCTACCTCTTCCCCACCTCCGTTCTATAACTTCGCCGTAGTGCCTGAAGTTGTTGACCGTGATGAATTCTGGGACATGAAAGAGAAAGGCGAAGCTTACAAGCGTCCGGCTAAATATGAAGAGATCCACATGCCGAAGAATACCGGCGCGGGTGTCATCATTGCAGCTTTCAGTCTGATCTTTGGCTTCGCCATGGTCTGGCACATCTGGTGGATGGCTATCGCCGGCTTCGTTGGCATGATCGTCACCTGGATCGTGAAAAGCTTCGACGAAGATGTGGATTACTATGTGCCGGCAGAAGAAGTTGAGCGCATTGAAAATCTTCACCATGAACAAATCAGAAAAGCAGGCGTGAATCATGTCAACTGA
- the cyoA gene encoding cytochrome o ubiquinol oxidase subunit II, with the protein MRLKKYIKNIGMLSLFAATVTLAGCDMVLMNPKGTIGLEQKTLILTAIGLMLIVVVPVIFMAFAFAWKFRASNKNATYTPNWSHSNKIELVVWAVPIIIIAILATITWKTSHELDPFKPLVVEGKEPITIEVVSLDWKWLFIYPEQGIATVNEIAFPTDVPVNFKITSNSVMNSFFIPQLGGQIYAMAGMQTKLHLIANEAGKYNGISSSFSGKGFSGMKFTAIATPTQGDFDQWVAQVKKSPNTLNTTADFDKLAEPSENNPVEYFSSVKPELFKETIGKFMGDMNMHKSDDMHKGMDMSKGMEMGDHSHAGAEE; encoded by the coding sequence ATGAGACTTAAGAAATACATTAAAAATATTGGGATGTTGTCTTTATTTGCAGCCACGGTAACACTCGCTGGTTGCGATATGGTATTGATGAACCCTAAAGGCACAATCGGACTCGAACAAAAAACGCTGATACTCACCGCTATCGGTTTAATGTTGATCGTAGTAGTTCCGGTTATTTTTATGGCGTTTGCCTTTGCGTGGAAGTTCCGTGCTTCCAACAAAAATGCAACCTATACCCCGAACTGGTCCCACTCCAACAAAATTGAGCTTGTTGTATGGGCTGTACCAATCATTATCATTGCTATTCTGGCAACGATAACCTGGAAAACTTCTCACGAACTTGATCCGTTCAAACCTTTGGTTGTCGAAGGTAAAGAACCGATCACTATTGAAGTGGTTTCTTTGGACTGGAAGTGGCTGTTTATCTATCCAGAACAAGGTATTGCCACCGTCAATGAAATCGCCTTCCCTACTGATGTTCCCGTGAACTTTAAGATCACATCCAACTCAGTGATGAATTCGTTCTTTATTCCTCAGTTAGGCGGACAAATTTACGCGATGGCCGGGATGCAAACCAAACTGCATCTGATTGCCAATGAAGCCGGTAAATACAACGGTATTTCCAGTAGTTTCAGCGGTAAAGGCTTCTCTGGTATGAAATTCACTGCGATCGCTACGCCGACTCAGGGTGATTTCGATCAGTGGGTCGCGCAGGTGAAAAAATCGCCAAACACCCTGAATACCACTGCTGATTTCGATAAATTGGCTGAGCCGAGCGAAAATAACCCGGTTGAGTATTTCTCCAGCGTTAAGCCGGAGCTGTTTAAAGAAACGATTGGCAAATTTATGGGCGATATGAACATGCACAAGAGCGATGACATGCATAAAGGCATGGACATGAGCAAAGGCATGGAAATGGGCGACCACTCTCACGCCGGAGCCGAGGAATAA
- a CDS encoding outer membrane protein OmpK — MRKILVGAIALTAVTLAPSAQAEYQWGFGNISMNYLDWTKSTTHKSGGSSHKDDFAYIELEGGAGFSWGEVYGFFDLENPFNSKTAQPGDNQRYTFKTTGRYYLGDTGFNLYGHVYGTYSLPAAEGNNYSNFHEVNTLYGIGYNTTIAGVWMKPFVALHYVDQTYYSGNNGYVVGWVAGYDFTAFDEKFSITNWNELEFNRAERYAAGNGGRNGVNGAIALWWTPMKQFTTGIQYRYAYNKLGEDFLQDGIVYSIKYNF; from the coding sequence ATGCGTAAAATTCTCGTTGGCGCCATCGCGCTAACTGCGGTCACTCTGGCTCCTTCTGCGCAAGCTGAATACCAATGGGGTTTCGGCAATATCAGCATGAACTACCTGGATTGGACGAAGAGCACTACGCATAAATCCGGTGGTTCATCTCATAAAGATGACTTTGCCTATATTGAATTAGAGGGCGGCGCAGGTTTTAGCTGGGGTGAAGTTTACGGCTTCTTCGATTTAGAAAACCCGTTCAACTCCAAAACTGCTCAGCCGGGCGATAACCAGCGTTACACCTTTAAAACCACTGGCCGCTACTATTTAGGCGACACCGGTTTTAACCTATACGGCCACGTTTATGGCACCTACTCTCTGCCAGCTGCTGAAGGCAACAACTACAGCAACTTCCACGAAGTGAATACCCTGTACGGTATCGGCTATAACACCACCATTGCTGGCGTATGGATGAAGCCTTTCGTTGCGCTGCACTACGTTGACCAAACTTATTACTCAGGTAATAACGGTTATGTTGTTGGTTGGGTTGCTGGCTACGATTTCACCGCTTTCGATGAGAAATTCAGCATTACTAACTGGAACGAGCTGGAATTTAACCGTGCAGAACGCTATGCGGCAGGTAACGGCGGTCGTAACGGGGTGAACGGTGCTATTGCACTGTGGTGGACACCAATGAAACAATTCACCACTGGTATTCAGTATCGTTATGCTTATAACAAGCTGGGCGAAGACTTTTTACAAGACGGTATCGTTTACTCAATTAAATATAATTTCTAA
- the ampG gene encoding muropeptide MFS transporter AmpG, which translates to MSSRYSNLFTQRNSLILLLLGFASGLPLALTSGTLQAWMTVEQVDLKTIGIFSLVGQAYVFKFLWSPLMDRYTPSFLGRRRGWLLVSQLLLIVAIIVMGFMEPAKHLWWLAAIAVLVAFCSASQDIVFDAYKTDLLSAEERGTGAAVSVLGYRLAMLVSGGLALWIADRYLGWQSTYWLMAGLMVIGVVATLMAPEPDAPAAAPKTLEQAIVAPLRDFFGRNNAWLILLLIVLYKMGDAFAASLSTPFLIRGLGFNAGDVGLVNKTLGLLATIIGALYGGLLMQRLSLFRALMIFGILQAVSNLGYWILSVTDKNIFTMGSAIFLENICGGMGTAAFVALLMTLCNKSFSATQFALLSALSAVGRVYVGPVAGWFVETNGWSIFYLFSIAAAVPGLILLYICRHTLEFTQKTDEFMPRTEFKNGYRWALRFLTIGCLLLAAWLVLLISNAWGWTAAPEVADVLLLRGIQLSIVGMILGGALDYLALRRARLT; encoded by the coding sequence ATGTCCAGTCGCTATTCAAACCTGTTTACACAGCGTAATTCGCTCATTCTTTTATTACTGGGGTTTGCCTCCGGTCTTCCTTTGGCTCTGACGTCCGGCACGCTGCAAGCCTGGATGACGGTGGAGCAAGTTGATCTGAAAACCATCGGTATTTTCTCTCTGGTCGGTCAGGCTTACGTCTTCAAGTTCTTGTGGTCCCCATTGATGGACCGCTACACCCCTTCTTTCCTTGGTCGTCGCCGCGGTTGGTTACTGGTGAGCCAGCTATTATTAATAGTGGCTATCATCGTAATGGGCTTTATGGAGCCGGCGAAGCATTTATGGTGGCTGGCAGCGATTGCGGTATTGGTCGCCTTCTGCTCGGCGTCTCAAGACATTGTTTTTGATGCCTATAAAACCGATTTGCTTAGTGCAGAAGAACGGGGAACCGGCGCCGCAGTTTCGGTTTTGGGTTATCGGCTGGCCATGTTGGTTTCCGGCGGTTTGGCGCTATGGATTGCGGACCGTTATCTCGGCTGGCAGTCAACCTATTGGTTAATGGCTGGTTTGATGGTTATCGGGGTGGTTGCTACTCTGATGGCTCCTGAACCGGATGCCCCCGCCGCCGCACCTAAAACGCTGGAACAGGCAATTGTTGCCCCGCTGCGCGATTTCTTTGGCCGTAATAACGCTTGGCTGATTTTACTGCTGATCGTGCTTTATAAAATGGGCGATGCTTTCGCCGCTAGCCTGAGTACGCCGTTTCTGATTCGTGGGCTAGGTTTCAACGCCGGTGACGTCGGCCTGGTCAATAAAACCCTAGGTCTGTTAGCGACGATTATCGGTGCTTTGTATGGCGGTTTGCTTATGCAACGCCTCAGCTTATTCCGCGCCCTGATGATTTTCGGCATCTTGCAGGCGGTTTCCAATCTGGGCTATTGGATTCTATCGGTGACAGACAAGAATATCTTCACCATGGGGAGCGCCATTTTTCTGGAGAACATCTGTGGCGGCATGGGTACCGCAGCCTTTGTGGCGCTTTTGATGACGCTGTGCAATAAGTCGTTTTCCGCCACTCAGTTTGCCTTATTGTCAGCACTGTCTGCGGTTGGTCGCGTGTATGTCGGCCCGGTTGCAGGCTGGTTTGTAGAAACTAACGGCTGGTCGATATTTTATCTGTTCTCCATCGCCGCCGCCGTTCCGGGCCTGATATTACTCTATATCTGCCGCCATACCCTTGAATTCACGCAAAAAACCGATGAATTCATGCCTCGAACCGAATTTAAAAATGGTTATCGCTGGGCCTTACGCTTTTTAACCATCGGTTGTTTATTATTGGCCGCGTGGCTGGTGCTATTAATCAGCAATGCCTGGGGATGGACCGCAGCGCCAGAAGTGGCCGATGTGCTGCTATTACGAGGGATTCAACTCAGTATTGTTGGAATGATACTGGGTGGAGCGCTGGATTATCTGGCACTGCGTCGCGCCCGCTTGACTTAA
- a CDS encoding lipoprotein, whose amino-acid sequence MLKKILFPLLAALMLAGCATNSNTLEVTPKIVLPPQDPTLMGITISINGADQRQDSALAKVNRDGKLVVLTPSRDLRFLLQEVLEKQMTARGYMIGTGGPVDLQIVVNQLFANVQEGNLRYNITTKADISITAQAQNGNKQVKNYRSTYNVQGAFTATNAKITEAVNTVLSDVIADMAQDTSVNSFIKQNAR is encoded by the coding sequence ATGCTAAAGAAAATTCTTTTCCCGCTGCTGGCCGCGTTGATGCTGGCGGGTTGCGCCACCAACAGCAATACGCTTGAAGTCACGCCGAAAATCGTATTGCCACCGCAAGATCCCACCTTGATGGGAATTACCATCAGTATCAACGGTGCCGATCAGCGTCAGGATTCCGCGCTGGCCAAAGTCAACCGCGATGGCAAATTGGTGGTATTAACGCCATCTCGCGACCTGCGCTTCCTGTTGCAGGAAGTGCTGGAAAAACAAATGACTGCCCGTGGCTATATGATTGGTACCGGCGGCCCGGTTGATCTGCAAATCGTAGTTAACCAACTGTTCGCCAACGTGCAGGAAGGTAATCTGCGCTACAACATCACGACCAAGGCTGATATCTCCATCACAGCTCAGGCGCAAAATGGTAACAAACAGGTTAAGAACTACCGTTCTACCTATAATGTCCAGGGCGCATTTACCGCAACCAATGCCAAAATAACTGAAGCAGTGAATACCGTGCTCAGTGACGTTATTGCGGATATGGCTCAAGACACCAGCGTTAACAGCTTTATCAAACAAAACGCACGTTAA
- the bolA gene encoding transcriptional regulator BolA, giving the protein MILIREKIEEKLRAAFEPVHLEVINESYRHNVPAGSESHFKVVIVSDKFAGERFLNRHRAIYGVLSEELAGEVHALALHTYTVKEWESLQDTLPDSPSCRGAGTLA; this is encoded by the coding sequence ATGATTCTGATTCGCGAAAAGATAGAAGAAAAACTCAGGGCGGCATTTGAACCTGTTCACCTGGAAGTGATAAACGAAAGCTACAGACACAATGTGCCCGCAGGCTCGGAGAGCCACTTTAAGGTTGTGATTGTTAGCGATAAATTTGCCGGTGAGCGCTTTTTAAACCGCCATCGTGCCATTTATGGCGTATTGTCCGAAGAATTAGCCGGTGAAGTCCACGCGCTGGCATTACATACCTACACGGTCAAAGAATGGGAGAGTCTGCAAGACACCTTGCCTGACTCTCCATCATGCCGCGGTGCCGGAACCTTGGCATAA
- the tig gene encoding trigger factor — protein sequence MQVSVETTQGLGRRVTITVAADSIEKAVKSELLKAAKNVRIDGFRKGHVPMNIVEQRYGASVRQDVLGDLMQRNFVDAIIKEKINPAGAPSYAPGEYKEGEDFTFSVEFEVYPEVELKDLEKIEVEKPVVEVNDADVDAMLDTLRKQQATWKDTDGAATAEDRVTLDFTGSIDGEEFEGGKATDFVLAMGQNRMIPGFEDGVVGHKAGEEFTIDVNFPEDYHAENLKGKSAKFAIVLKKVEERELPELTEEFIKRFGVADGSIEGLRAEVRKNMERELKGAVRNRVKTQAIDGLVSANEIDVPVALIDSEIDVLRRQAAQRFGGNEKQAAELPRELFEEQAKRRVVVGLLLGEVISQHELKADEDRVKALIEEMASAYEDPQEVIEFYSKNKELMNNMRNVALEEQAVETLLAKAKVTEKPTTFSELMNQTTAA from the coding sequence ATGCAAGTTTCTGTTGAAACCACCCAAGGCCTTGGCCGCCGTGTAACTATCACTGTTGCTGCTGATAGCATTGAGAAAGCAGTAAAAAGCGAGCTGTTGAAAGCGGCTAAAAATGTTCGCATTGACGGTTTCCGTAAAGGCCACGTGCCGATGAACATCGTTGAACAGCGTTACGGCGCGTCCGTTCGTCAGGATGTACTGGGCGATCTGATGCAACGCAACTTTGTTGACGCGATCATCAAAGAAAAAATCAACCCGGCTGGCGCACCAAGCTACGCACCGGGCGAATACAAAGAAGGCGAAGATTTCACTTTCTCTGTTGAATTCGAAGTTTATCCAGAAGTTGAACTGAAAGATCTGGAAAAAATCGAAGTAGAGAAACCGGTTGTTGAAGTTAATGACGCCGACGTTGATGCGATGCTGGACACCCTGCGTAAGCAACAAGCTACCTGGAAAGACACCGATGGCGCTGCTACAGCAGAAGATCGCGTGACTCTGGACTTCACCGGTTCTATCGACGGCGAAGAGTTTGAAGGCGGCAAAGCAACTGATTTCGTACTGGCTATGGGCCAGAACCGCATGATCCCAGGCTTTGAAGACGGCGTTGTGGGCCATAAAGCGGGCGAAGAATTCACTATCGACGTGAACTTCCCAGAAGATTACCACGCTGAAAACCTGAAAGGTAAATCAGCCAAGTTCGCTATCGTTCTGAAGAAAGTTGAAGAACGTGAACTGCCAGAACTGACTGAAGAATTCATCAAACGTTTCGGCGTGGCTGATGGTTCTATCGAAGGTCTGCGCGCTGAAGTACGTAAAAACATGGAACGCGAGCTGAAAGGCGCAGTGCGTAACCGTGTTAAAACTCAGGCAATCGACGGTTTAGTTAGCGCTAACGAAATCGACGTTCCAGTTGCTTTGATCGACAGCGAAATCGACGTTCTGCGTCGCCAGGCTGCACAGCGTTTCGGTGGCAACGAGAAACAAGCTGCTGAACTGCCACGTGAACTGTTCGAAGAACAAGCTAAACGTCGCGTTGTTGTTGGCCTACTGTTGGGCGAAGTGATCAGCCAGCACGAGCTGAAAGCTGACGAAGACCGCGTTAAAGCGCTGATCGAAGAAATGGCTTCTGCCTACGAAGATCCGCAAGAAGTTATCGAGTTCTACAGCAAAAACAAAGAGCTGATGAACAACATGCGTAACGTTGCTCTGGAAGAACAAGCGGTAGAAACACTGCTGGCTAAAGCCAAGGTAACCGAAAAACCAACTACCTTCAGCGAGCTGATGAATCAGACCACTGCAGCGTAA